Proteins encoded within one genomic window of Misgurnus anguillicaudatus chromosome 18, ASM2758022v2, whole genome shotgun sequence:
- the armc2 gene encoding armadillo repeat-containing protein 2 isoform X4, which translates to MSLMALQPDKSERIYTRRPTSAEIVSEARRSLRTLTTQRPFTPQEKQRQLFGESSSRPHDGRPPSAFSLHARNFEAPDSRPGSGTRLSPLDHKPRLSVFLDEDGHEDDAVLPKPPAERGNTRRGSGGSRARHLRTPSINTLPPVASQSKSSDRALEKRTDQPGDGERQHCADVTEHNTKASSETDLCTLSSHSRILQSARTGSKPETKRDTEDDNMDESQFWNCKVLPVLQEIESFAPGDEVSEEIVGQMCNACTKLHNALAERGMLGRHCIKRSTILRSLFKLIDVGSDRLNLTVAELILALDVNGNNLLNICKLVFKISRNAGNDALFLRSSILDSLLSLLQCEDVWSKSEAVLYCVGSLKLLSGNSALCSLLLVKDLISILLQLSKKLIHSTASTSSNVTNHRAEGEGQHTIAGHILVQVTAALRNIADQSEARPSFLSSKAFATLCWILETHRSDLDICINVARIFSKLSTYTECCYALAETPQCFGLFSDLLSKHSRKQDLVVRLLFTLGNLTAKSVEARERVYEEEGAIDVLLDLFQIYQKAPSPPEQQPSPERKDVLVKLIRLLANLAIHPTVGTALAANAMCVQLLLQVLESRCVLENEELVINAVATINNLSFYRGESSVVRSQHKHISQLLLKLLLGSSMEGVLEATRVFGNLSQIEDVRCFIMQHKVHRFMVTLLDSKNPDVCFSSCGVLINLSADPENRALLRVEGTMQKLIDCLRDFGPQDWHLATVLCQTLWNCVLDGELQHTEELLEILQLYTDRGRLQWSANDGVRQVQEACWELLFLPVAERLKQRLHNEDITEVHQ; encoded by the exons ATGTCTTTAATGGCACTCCAACCGGATAAGAGTGAGCGTATCTACACTAGGAGGCCAACGAGTGCTGAGATAGTGTCGGAGGCTCGTCGCTCTCTTAGGACTCTTACCACACAACGCCCTTTCACCCCTCAGGAGAAGCAACGGCAGCTCTTCGGAGAGTCATCCTCTCGTCCACATGACGGACGTCCGCCATCTGCATTTAG TCTTCATGCCCGAAATTTTGAAGCTCCTGACTCTAGACCTGGTTCTGGAACCCGCCTCAGCCCACTTGATCAC AAACCCAGGCTGTCTGTGTTTTTGGATGAGGATGGTCATGAGGATGATGCAGTCCTTCCCAAACCCCCAGCTGAGAGAGGGAATACCAGGAGAGGTTCGGGAGGGTCTCGAGCCAGACATCTTAGAACGCCATCCATCAACACGCTACCACCTGTGGCATCACAATCAAAGA GTTCTGACAGGGCTCTAGAGAAAAGGACAGACCAACCAGGAGATGGAGAAAGGCAACATTGTGCTGATGTCACAGAGCATAACACAAAAGCATCCTCAGAAACGGACCTGTGCACACTTTCCAGTCACAG TAGGATACTACAGTCAGCCAGAACTGGATCAAAACCAG AAACAAAGCGTGACACAGAAGACGATAACATGGATGAGTCTCAGTTCTGGAACTGTAAGGTCCTTCCTGTCCTTCAGGAAATTGAGTCTTTTGCCCCAG GAGACGAAGTGTCAGAAGAGATTGTGGGACAAATGTGTAATGCATGCACCAAACTCCATAATGCCCTGGCAGAGAGAGGCATGCTGGGAAGGCACTGTATAAAGAGGTCCACCATCCTAAGATCGCTATTCAAACTTATAGATGTGGGATCAGATCGACTTAACCTAACCGTAGCTGAACTCATTTTGGCA CTTGATGTGAATGGCAACAACTTGTTGAACATCTGCAAACTCGTCTTCAAAATCAGCCGCAACGCTGGTAATGACGCCCTGTTCCTCAGAAGCTCCATCCTAG ACTCCCTTCTTTCTTTGCTGCAGTGTGAGGATGTATGGAGTAAAAGTGAGGCTGTGCTGTACTGTGTTGGCTCACTGAAGCTGCTCTCAGGAAACAGCGCCCTCTGCAGTCTGCTGCTGGTTAAAGACCTCATCAGCATACTGCTACAGCTCTCAAAGAAGCTTATTCACAGTACAGCTTCAACTTCTTCTAATGTAACTAATCACAGGGCAGAGGGAGAAGGCCAGCATACCATTGCAGGACATATACTGGTACAG GTCACTGCAGCTTTGAGAAATATAGCTGACCAGTCTGAGGCTCGGCCTTCCTTCCTGTCCAGCAAGGCATTCGCTACTCTTTGTTGGATCCTTGAGACCCATCGCAGTGATCTGGATATCTGCATTAATGTGGCCCGAATATTCAG CAAGCTGTCTACCTACACAGAGTGCTGTTATGCACTAGCTGAGACACCACAGTGCTTCGGCCTATTTTCAGACCTACTGAGCAAACACAGCAGGAAACAG GATCTCGTAGTGCGTCTTCTGTTCACACTAGGGAACCTGACTGCCAAGAGCGTTGAAGCCAGAGAACGAGTCTATGAGGAGGAAGGGGCGATAGATGTTCTCTTAGATCTTTTTCAGATCTACCAAAAAGCACCATCGCCTCCTGAGCAACAACCCTCCCCTGAAAGAAAGGACGTGTTGGTCAAACTCATCAGGCTGTTGGCCAATCTAGCCATTCATCCCACAGTGGGCACAGCATTGGCTGCTAACGCTATGTGTGTGCAGCTCCTACTGCAAGTCTTGG AATCAAGGTGTGTTCTGGAGAATGAAGAGCTTGTGATTAATGCCGTGGCCACCATCAACAACCTCTCTTTCTACCGGGGAGAGAGCTCAGTGGTCCGTTCCCAGCACAAACACATCTCACAGT TGTTACTTAAGCTGTTGTTGGGCTCCAGTATGGAAGGTGTTTTGGAGGCCACGCGGGTGTTTGGAAATCTTTCTCAGATCGAAGATGTGAGATGCTTCATCATGCAGCACAAAGTGC ATCGGTTCATGGTGACCCTCCTGGACTCGAAGAACCCTGATGTGTGTTTTTCTTCATGTGGAGTTCTCATCAATTTATCTGCTGATCCAGAAAACAGGGCTCTATTGAGGGTTGAGGGAACCATGCAGAA GTTGATTGACTGTCTGCGTGACTTTGGACCTCAGGATTGGCATCTGGCTACTGTGTTGTGTCAGACTCTGTGGAACTGCGTTTTAGATGGAGAGTTGCAGCATACTGAAGAGTTACTAGAAATCTTACAGCTCTACACAG ACAGAGGGCGTTTGCAGTGGTCTGCTAATGATGGAGTCAGACAGGTCCAGGAAGCATGCTGGGAGTTACTTTTTCTGCCTGTAGCTGAGAGGCTAAAACAACGTTTACATAATGAAGACATTACTGAAGTCCATCAGTAA
- the armc2 gene encoding armadillo repeat-containing protein 2 isoform X2, which translates to MSLMALQPDKSERIYTRRPTSAEIVSEARRSLRTLTTQRPFTPQEKQRQLFGESSSRPHDGRPPSAFSLHARNFEAPDSRPGSGTRLSPLDHKPRLSVFLDEDGHEDDAVLPKPPAERGNTRRGSGGSRARHLRTPSINTLPPVASQSKSSDRALEKRTDQPGDGERQHCADVTEHNTKASSETDLCTLSSHRILQSARTGSKPETKRDTEDDNMDESQFWNCKVLPVLQEIESFAPGDEVSEEIVGQMCNACTKLHNALAERGMLGRHCIKRSTILRSLFKLIDVGSDRLNLTVAELILALDVNGNNLLNICKLVFKISRNAGNDALFLRSSILDSLLSLLQCEDVWSKSEAVLYCVGSLKLLSGNSALCSLLLVKDLISILLQLSKKLIHSTASTSSNVTNHRAEGEGQHTIAGHILVQVTAALRNIADQSEARPSFLSSKAFATLCWILETHRSDLDICINVARIFSKLSTYTECCYALAETPQCFGLFSDLLSKHSRKQDLVVRLLFTLGNLTAKSVEARERVYEEEGAIDVLLDLFQIYQKAPSPPEQQPSPERKDVLVKLIRLLANLAIHPTVGTALAANAMCVQLLLQVLESRCVLENEELVINAVATINNLSFYRGESSVVRSQHKHISQLLLKLLLGSSMEGVLEATRVFGNLSQIEDVRCFIMQHKVHRFMVTLLDSKNPDVCFSSCGVLINLSADPENRALLRVEGTMQKLIDCLRDFGPQDWHLATVLCQTLWNCVLDGELQHTEELLEILQLYTDRGRLQWSANDGVRQVQEACWELLFLPVAERLKQRLHNEDITEVHHTWIQPGKHIDWKGSVQHLSS; encoded by the exons ATGTCTTTAATGGCACTCCAACCGGATAAGAGTGAGCGTATCTACACTAGGAGGCCAACGAGTGCTGAGATAGTGTCGGAGGCTCGTCGCTCTCTTAGGACTCTTACCACACAACGCCCTTTCACCCCTCAGGAGAAGCAACGGCAGCTCTTCGGAGAGTCATCCTCTCGTCCACATGACGGACGTCCGCCATCTGCATTTAG TCTTCATGCCCGAAATTTTGAAGCTCCTGACTCTAGACCTGGTTCTGGAACCCGCCTCAGCCCACTTGATCAC AAACCCAGGCTGTCTGTGTTTTTGGATGAGGATGGTCATGAGGATGATGCAGTCCTTCCCAAACCCCCAGCTGAGAGAGGGAATACCAGGAGAGGTTCGGGAGGGTCTCGAGCCAGACATCTTAGAACGCCATCCATCAACACGCTACCACCTGTGGCATCACAATCAAAGA GTTCTGACAGGGCTCTAGAGAAAAGGACAGACCAACCAGGAGATGGAGAAAGGCAACATTGTGCTGATGTCACAGAGCATAACACAAAAGCATCCTCAGAAACGGACCTGTGCACACTTTCCAGTCACAG GATACTACAGTCAGCCAGAACTGGATCAAAACCAG AAACAAAGCGTGACACAGAAGACGATAACATGGATGAGTCTCAGTTCTGGAACTGTAAGGTCCTTCCTGTCCTTCAGGAAATTGAGTCTTTTGCCCCAG GAGACGAAGTGTCAGAAGAGATTGTGGGACAAATGTGTAATGCATGCACCAAACTCCATAATGCCCTGGCAGAGAGAGGCATGCTGGGAAGGCACTGTATAAAGAGGTCCACCATCCTAAGATCGCTATTCAAACTTATAGATGTGGGATCAGATCGACTTAACCTAACCGTAGCTGAACTCATTTTGGCA CTTGATGTGAATGGCAACAACTTGTTGAACATCTGCAAACTCGTCTTCAAAATCAGCCGCAACGCTGGTAATGACGCCCTGTTCCTCAGAAGCTCCATCCTAG ACTCCCTTCTTTCTTTGCTGCAGTGTGAGGATGTATGGAGTAAAAGTGAGGCTGTGCTGTACTGTGTTGGCTCACTGAAGCTGCTCTCAGGAAACAGCGCCCTCTGCAGTCTGCTGCTGGTTAAAGACCTCATCAGCATACTGCTACAGCTCTCAAAGAAGCTTATTCACAGTACAGCTTCAACTTCTTCTAATGTAACTAATCACAGGGCAGAGGGAGAAGGCCAGCATACCATTGCAGGACATATACTGGTACAG GTCACTGCAGCTTTGAGAAATATAGCTGACCAGTCTGAGGCTCGGCCTTCCTTCCTGTCCAGCAAGGCATTCGCTACTCTTTGTTGGATCCTTGAGACCCATCGCAGTGATCTGGATATCTGCATTAATGTGGCCCGAATATTCAG CAAGCTGTCTACCTACACAGAGTGCTGTTATGCACTAGCTGAGACACCACAGTGCTTCGGCCTATTTTCAGACCTACTGAGCAAACACAGCAGGAAACAG GATCTCGTAGTGCGTCTTCTGTTCACACTAGGGAACCTGACTGCCAAGAGCGTTGAAGCCAGAGAACGAGTCTATGAGGAGGAAGGGGCGATAGATGTTCTCTTAGATCTTTTTCAGATCTACCAAAAAGCACCATCGCCTCCTGAGCAACAACCCTCCCCTGAAAGAAAGGACGTGTTGGTCAAACTCATCAGGCTGTTGGCCAATCTAGCCATTCATCCCACAGTGGGCACAGCATTGGCTGCTAACGCTATGTGTGTGCAGCTCCTACTGCAAGTCTTGG AATCAAGGTGTGTTCTGGAGAATGAAGAGCTTGTGATTAATGCCGTGGCCACCATCAACAACCTCTCTTTCTACCGGGGAGAGAGCTCAGTGGTCCGTTCCCAGCACAAACACATCTCACAGT TGTTACTTAAGCTGTTGTTGGGCTCCAGTATGGAAGGTGTTTTGGAGGCCACGCGGGTGTTTGGAAATCTTTCTCAGATCGAAGATGTGAGATGCTTCATCATGCAGCACAAAGTGC ATCGGTTCATGGTGACCCTCCTGGACTCGAAGAACCCTGATGTGTGTTTTTCTTCATGTGGAGTTCTCATCAATTTATCTGCTGATCCAGAAAACAGGGCTCTATTGAGGGTTGAGGGAACCATGCAGAA GTTGATTGACTGTCTGCGTGACTTTGGACCTCAGGATTGGCATCTGGCTACTGTGTTGTGTCAGACTCTGTGGAACTGCGTTTTAGATGGAGAGTTGCAGCATACTGAAGAGTTACTAGAAATCTTACAGCTCTACACAG ACAGAGGGCGTTTGCAGTGGTCTGCTAATGATGGAGTCAGACAGGTCCAGGAAGCATGCTGGGAGTTACTTTTTCTGCCTGTAGCTGAGAGGCTAAAACAACGTTTACATAATGAAGACATTACTGAAGTCCATCA
- the armc2 gene encoding armadillo repeat-containing protein 2 isoform X1, whose product MSLMALQPDKSERIYTRRPTSAEIVSEARRSLRTLTTQRPFTPQEKQRQLFGESSSRPHDGRPPSAFSLHARNFEAPDSRPGSGTRLSPLDHKPRLSVFLDEDGHEDDAVLPKPPAERGNTRRGSGGSRARHLRTPSINTLPPVASQSKSSDRALEKRTDQPGDGERQHCADVTEHNTKASSETDLCTLSSHSRILQSARTGSKPETKRDTEDDNMDESQFWNCKVLPVLQEIESFAPGDEVSEEIVGQMCNACTKLHNALAERGMLGRHCIKRSTILRSLFKLIDVGSDRLNLTVAELILALDVNGNNLLNICKLVFKISRNAGNDALFLRSSILDSLLSLLQCEDVWSKSEAVLYCVGSLKLLSGNSALCSLLLVKDLISILLQLSKKLIHSTASTSSNVTNHRAEGEGQHTIAGHILVQVTAALRNIADQSEARPSFLSSKAFATLCWILETHRSDLDICINVARIFSKLSTYTECCYALAETPQCFGLFSDLLSKHSRKQDLVVRLLFTLGNLTAKSVEARERVYEEEGAIDVLLDLFQIYQKAPSPPEQQPSPERKDVLVKLIRLLANLAIHPTVGTALAANAMCVQLLLQVLESRCVLENEELVINAVATINNLSFYRGESSVVRSQHKHISQLLLKLLLGSSMEGVLEATRVFGNLSQIEDVRCFIMQHKVHRFMVTLLDSKNPDVCFSSCGVLINLSADPENRALLRVEGTMQKLIDCLRDFGPQDWHLATVLCQTLWNCVLDGELQHTEELLEILQLYTDRGRLQWSANDGVRQVQEACWELLFLPVAERLKQRLHNEDITEVHHTWIQPGKHIDWKGSVQHLSS is encoded by the exons ATGTCTTTAATGGCACTCCAACCGGATAAGAGTGAGCGTATCTACACTAGGAGGCCAACGAGTGCTGAGATAGTGTCGGAGGCTCGTCGCTCTCTTAGGACTCTTACCACACAACGCCCTTTCACCCCTCAGGAGAAGCAACGGCAGCTCTTCGGAGAGTCATCCTCTCGTCCACATGACGGACGTCCGCCATCTGCATTTAG TCTTCATGCCCGAAATTTTGAAGCTCCTGACTCTAGACCTGGTTCTGGAACCCGCCTCAGCCCACTTGATCAC AAACCCAGGCTGTCTGTGTTTTTGGATGAGGATGGTCATGAGGATGATGCAGTCCTTCCCAAACCCCCAGCTGAGAGAGGGAATACCAGGAGAGGTTCGGGAGGGTCTCGAGCCAGACATCTTAGAACGCCATCCATCAACACGCTACCACCTGTGGCATCACAATCAAAGA GTTCTGACAGGGCTCTAGAGAAAAGGACAGACCAACCAGGAGATGGAGAAAGGCAACATTGTGCTGATGTCACAGAGCATAACACAAAAGCATCCTCAGAAACGGACCTGTGCACACTTTCCAGTCACAG TAGGATACTACAGTCAGCCAGAACTGGATCAAAACCAG AAACAAAGCGTGACACAGAAGACGATAACATGGATGAGTCTCAGTTCTGGAACTGTAAGGTCCTTCCTGTCCTTCAGGAAATTGAGTCTTTTGCCCCAG GAGACGAAGTGTCAGAAGAGATTGTGGGACAAATGTGTAATGCATGCACCAAACTCCATAATGCCCTGGCAGAGAGAGGCATGCTGGGAAGGCACTGTATAAAGAGGTCCACCATCCTAAGATCGCTATTCAAACTTATAGATGTGGGATCAGATCGACTTAACCTAACCGTAGCTGAACTCATTTTGGCA CTTGATGTGAATGGCAACAACTTGTTGAACATCTGCAAACTCGTCTTCAAAATCAGCCGCAACGCTGGTAATGACGCCCTGTTCCTCAGAAGCTCCATCCTAG ACTCCCTTCTTTCTTTGCTGCAGTGTGAGGATGTATGGAGTAAAAGTGAGGCTGTGCTGTACTGTGTTGGCTCACTGAAGCTGCTCTCAGGAAACAGCGCCCTCTGCAGTCTGCTGCTGGTTAAAGACCTCATCAGCATACTGCTACAGCTCTCAAAGAAGCTTATTCACAGTACAGCTTCAACTTCTTCTAATGTAACTAATCACAGGGCAGAGGGAGAAGGCCAGCATACCATTGCAGGACATATACTGGTACAG GTCACTGCAGCTTTGAGAAATATAGCTGACCAGTCTGAGGCTCGGCCTTCCTTCCTGTCCAGCAAGGCATTCGCTACTCTTTGTTGGATCCTTGAGACCCATCGCAGTGATCTGGATATCTGCATTAATGTGGCCCGAATATTCAG CAAGCTGTCTACCTACACAGAGTGCTGTTATGCACTAGCTGAGACACCACAGTGCTTCGGCCTATTTTCAGACCTACTGAGCAAACACAGCAGGAAACAG GATCTCGTAGTGCGTCTTCTGTTCACACTAGGGAACCTGACTGCCAAGAGCGTTGAAGCCAGAGAACGAGTCTATGAGGAGGAAGGGGCGATAGATGTTCTCTTAGATCTTTTTCAGATCTACCAAAAAGCACCATCGCCTCCTGAGCAACAACCCTCCCCTGAAAGAAAGGACGTGTTGGTCAAACTCATCAGGCTGTTGGCCAATCTAGCCATTCATCCCACAGTGGGCACAGCATTGGCTGCTAACGCTATGTGTGTGCAGCTCCTACTGCAAGTCTTGG AATCAAGGTGTGTTCTGGAGAATGAAGAGCTTGTGATTAATGCCGTGGCCACCATCAACAACCTCTCTTTCTACCGGGGAGAGAGCTCAGTGGTCCGTTCCCAGCACAAACACATCTCACAGT TGTTACTTAAGCTGTTGTTGGGCTCCAGTATGGAAGGTGTTTTGGAGGCCACGCGGGTGTTTGGAAATCTTTCTCAGATCGAAGATGTGAGATGCTTCATCATGCAGCACAAAGTGC ATCGGTTCATGGTGACCCTCCTGGACTCGAAGAACCCTGATGTGTGTTTTTCTTCATGTGGAGTTCTCATCAATTTATCTGCTGATCCAGAAAACAGGGCTCTATTGAGGGTTGAGGGAACCATGCAGAA GTTGATTGACTGTCTGCGTGACTTTGGACCTCAGGATTGGCATCTGGCTACTGTGTTGTGTCAGACTCTGTGGAACTGCGTTTTAGATGGAGAGTTGCAGCATACTGAAGAGTTACTAGAAATCTTACAGCTCTACACAG ACAGAGGGCGTTTGCAGTGGTCTGCTAATGATGGAGTCAGACAGGTCCAGGAAGCATGCTGGGAGTTACTTTTTCTGCCTGTAGCTGAGAGGCTAAAACAACGTTTACATAATGAAGACATTACTGAAGTCCATCA
- the armc2 gene encoding armadillo repeat-containing protein 2 isoform X3, which produces MSLMALQPDKSERIYTRRPTSAEIVSEARRSLRTLTTQRPFTPQEKQRQLFGESSSRPHDGRPPSAFSLHARNFEAPDSRPGSGTRLSPLDHDGHEDDAVLPKPPAERGNTRRGSGGSRARHLRTPSINTLPPVASQSKSSDRALEKRTDQPGDGERQHCADVTEHNTKASSETDLCTLSSHSRILQSARTGSKPETKRDTEDDNMDESQFWNCKVLPVLQEIESFAPGDEVSEEIVGQMCNACTKLHNALAERGMLGRHCIKRSTILRSLFKLIDVGSDRLNLTVAELILALDVNGNNLLNICKLVFKISRNAGNDALFLRSSILDSLLSLLQCEDVWSKSEAVLYCVGSLKLLSGNSALCSLLLVKDLISILLQLSKKLIHSTASTSSNVTNHRAEGEGQHTIAGHILVQVTAALRNIADQSEARPSFLSSKAFATLCWILETHRSDLDICINVARIFSKLSTYTECCYALAETPQCFGLFSDLLSKHSRKQDLVVRLLFTLGNLTAKSVEARERVYEEEGAIDVLLDLFQIYQKAPSPPEQQPSPERKDVLVKLIRLLANLAIHPTVGTALAANAMCVQLLLQVLESRCVLENEELVINAVATINNLSFYRGESSVVRSQHKHISQLLLKLLLGSSMEGVLEATRVFGNLSQIEDVRCFIMQHKVHRFMVTLLDSKNPDVCFSSCGVLINLSADPENRALLRVEGTMQKLIDCLRDFGPQDWHLATVLCQTLWNCVLDGELQHTEELLEILQLYTDRGRLQWSANDGVRQVQEACWELLFLPVAERLKQRLHNEDITEVHHTWIQPGKHIDWKGSVQHLSS; this is translated from the exons ATGTCTTTAATGGCACTCCAACCGGATAAGAGTGAGCGTATCTACACTAGGAGGCCAACGAGTGCTGAGATAGTGTCGGAGGCTCGTCGCTCTCTTAGGACTCTTACCACACAACGCCCTTTCACCCCTCAGGAGAAGCAACGGCAGCTCTTCGGAGAGTCATCCTCTCGTCCACATGACGGACGTCCGCCATCTGCATTTAG TCTTCATGCCCGAAATTTTGAAGCTCCTGACTCTAGACCTGGTTCTGGAACCCGCCTCAGCCCACTTGATCAC GATGGTCATGAGGATGATGCAGTCCTTCCCAAACCCCCAGCTGAGAGAGGGAATACCAGGAGAGGTTCGGGAGGGTCTCGAGCCAGACATCTTAGAACGCCATCCATCAACACGCTACCACCTGTGGCATCACAATCAAAGA GTTCTGACAGGGCTCTAGAGAAAAGGACAGACCAACCAGGAGATGGAGAAAGGCAACATTGTGCTGATGTCACAGAGCATAACACAAAAGCATCCTCAGAAACGGACCTGTGCACACTTTCCAGTCACAG TAGGATACTACAGTCAGCCAGAACTGGATCAAAACCAG AAACAAAGCGTGACACAGAAGACGATAACATGGATGAGTCTCAGTTCTGGAACTGTAAGGTCCTTCCTGTCCTTCAGGAAATTGAGTCTTTTGCCCCAG GAGACGAAGTGTCAGAAGAGATTGTGGGACAAATGTGTAATGCATGCACCAAACTCCATAATGCCCTGGCAGAGAGAGGCATGCTGGGAAGGCACTGTATAAAGAGGTCCACCATCCTAAGATCGCTATTCAAACTTATAGATGTGGGATCAGATCGACTTAACCTAACCGTAGCTGAACTCATTTTGGCA CTTGATGTGAATGGCAACAACTTGTTGAACATCTGCAAACTCGTCTTCAAAATCAGCCGCAACGCTGGTAATGACGCCCTGTTCCTCAGAAGCTCCATCCTAG ACTCCCTTCTTTCTTTGCTGCAGTGTGAGGATGTATGGAGTAAAAGTGAGGCTGTGCTGTACTGTGTTGGCTCACTGAAGCTGCTCTCAGGAAACAGCGCCCTCTGCAGTCTGCTGCTGGTTAAAGACCTCATCAGCATACTGCTACAGCTCTCAAAGAAGCTTATTCACAGTACAGCTTCAACTTCTTCTAATGTAACTAATCACAGGGCAGAGGGAGAAGGCCAGCATACCATTGCAGGACATATACTGGTACAG GTCACTGCAGCTTTGAGAAATATAGCTGACCAGTCTGAGGCTCGGCCTTCCTTCCTGTCCAGCAAGGCATTCGCTACTCTTTGTTGGATCCTTGAGACCCATCGCAGTGATCTGGATATCTGCATTAATGTGGCCCGAATATTCAG CAAGCTGTCTACCTACACAGAGTGCTGTTATGCACTAGCTGAGACACCACAGTGCTTCGGCCTATTTTCAGACCTACTGAGCAAACACAGCAGGAAACAG GATCTCGTAGTGCGTCTTCTGTTCACACTAGGGAACCTGACTGCCAAGAGCGTTGAAGCCAGAGAACGAGTCTATGAGGAGGAAGGGGCGATAGATGTTCTCTTAGATCTTTTTCAGATCTACCAAAAAGCACCATCGCCTCCTGAGCAACAACCCTCCCCTGAAAGAAAGGACGTGTTGGTCAAACTCATCAGGCTGTTGGCCAATCTAGCCATTCATCCCACAGTGGGCACAGCATTGGCTGCTAACGCTATGTGTGTGCAGCTCCTACTGCAAGTCTTGG AATCAAGGTGTGTTCTGGAGAATGAAGAGCTTGTGATTAATGCCGTGGCCACCATCAACAACCTCTCTTTCTACCGGGGAGAGAGCTCAGTGGTCCGTTCCCAGCACAAACACATCTCACAGT TGTTACTTAAGCTGTTGTTGGGCTCCAGTATGGAAGGTGTTTTGGAGGCCACGCGGGTGTTTGGAAATCTTTCTCAGATCGAAGATGTGAGATGCTTCATCATGCAGCACAAAGTGC ATCGGTTCATGGTGACCCTCCTGGACTCGAAGAACCCTGATGTGTGTTTTTCTTCATGTGGAGTTCTCATCAATTTATCTGCTGATCCAGAAAACAGGGCTCTATTGAGGGTTGAGGGAACCATGCAGAA GTTGATTGACTGTCTGCGTGACTTTGGACCTCAGGATTGGCATCTGGCTACTGTGTTGTGTCAGACTCTGTGGAACTGCGTTTTAGATGGAGAGTTGCAGCATACTGAAGAGTTACTAGAAATCTTACAGCTCTACACAG ACAGAGGGCGTTTGCAGTGGTCTGCTAATGATGGAGTCAGACAGGTCCAGGAAGCATGCTGGGAGTTACTTTTTCTGCCTGTAGCTGAGAGGCTAAAACAACGTTTACATAATGAAGACATTACTGAAGTCCATCA